One Amaranthus tricolor cultivar Red isolate AtriRed21 chromosome 10, ASM2621246v1, whole genome shotgun sequence genomic window carries:
- the LOC130825654 gene encoding glycolipid transfer protein 1, producing MATTVFTPALEQIKEVKTVEGDMLTKPFLDACKHILPVIDKFGAAMALVKSDVGGNITRLENKYNSDPDKFKFLYSMVQAEVETKTAKGSSSCTNGLLWLTRAMDFLVELFRNLLEHADWSMSQACTDSYGKTLKKWHGWLASSTFTVAMKLAPDRSKFMEVLGGDAVKSDIEQFLTTFTPLLQQNHKFLASVGLDELKAS from the exons ATGGCGACAACCGTATTTACCCCAGCTTTAGAACAGATTAAGGAAGTGAAAACTGTGGAGGGAGACATGTTGACGAAGCCTTTCTTGGATGCTTGCAAGCATATCCTTCCTGTCATAG ATAAGTTTGGTGCTGCCATGGCATTAGTAAAATCTGATGTTGGTGGAAATATTACA AGATTGGAGAACAAGTACAACTCAGATCCAGACAAATTTAAGTTTTTGTATAGTATGGTACAGGCAGAGGTTGAAACTAAGACAGCTAAAGGCTCATCCAGCTGTACAAATGGTCTGCTATGGCTGACAAG AGCTATGGATTTCTTGGTGGAACTATTCCGCAACTTACTCGAGCATGCAGATTGGTCAATGTCTCAAGCTTGTACCGACTCCTACGGAAAGACCTTGAAGAAATGGCATGGGTGGCTTGCCAGTTCAACTTTCACT GTTGCTATGAAGTTGGCTCCTGATAGGAGTAAGTTTATGGAGGTCCTGGGGGGTGATGCCGTCAAGTCTGATATTGAGCAATTTTTGACAACCTTTACCCCACTGCTTCAACAGAACCACAAGTTTTTG